A genomic window from Gossypium hirsutum isolate 1008001.06 chromosome D10, Gossypium_hirsutum_v2.1, whole genome shotgun sequence includes:
- the LOC121222201 gene encoding serine hydroxymethyltransferase 4 produces the protein MDPVSSWGNSSLDSVDPEIHDLIEKEKRRQCRGIELIASENFTSFAVIEALGSALTNKYSEGMPGNRYYGGNEFIDEIENLCRSRAIQAFHLDPTKWGVNVQPYSGSPANFAAYTAVLQPHDRIMGLDLPSGGHLTHGYYTSGGKKISATSIYFESLPYKVNSTTGYIDYDKLEEKALDFRPKLIICGGSAYPRDWDYARFRAVADKCGALLLCDMAHISGLVAAQEANNPFEFCDIVTTTTHKSLRGPRAGMIFYRKGPKPPKKGQPEDAVYDFEDKINFAVFPSLQGGPHNHQIGALAVALKQSMTPGFKAYAKQVKANAVALGKYLMGKGYQLVTGGTENHLVLWDLRPLGLTGNKVEKLCDLCNITVNKNAVFGDSSALAPGGVRIGTPAMTSRGLVEKDFEQIGEFLHRAVTITLNIQKQYGKLLKDFNKGLDNNKEIQELKVDVEKFSSSFDMPGFKMSEMKYKD, from the exons ATGGATCCAGTAAGCAGTTGGGGCAATTCCTCCCTCGACTCCGTCGATCCCGAAATCCATGACCTCATCGAGAAAGAGAAGCGTCGCCAATGCCGCGGCATCGAGCTCATCGCTTCCGAGAACTTCACTTCCTTCGCCGTCATCGAAGCCCTCGGCAGTGCCCTCACCAACAAATACTCCGAGGGCATGCCTGGTAACCGTTACTACGGTGGAAACGAATTCATTGATGAGATCGAGAACCTCTGCAGATCTCGCGCTATCCAGGCTTTCCACCTCGACCCTACCAAATGGGGTGTCAATGTCCAGCCTTACTCCGGTTCCCCGGCCAACTTCGCTGCTTACACGGCCGTTCTCCAGCCTCATGATAGGATCATGGGACTCGATTTGCCTTCAGGCGGTCATTTGACTCATGGGTATTATACCTCCGGTGGGAAGAAGATTTCTGCTACGTCTATTTACTTCGAGAGTTTGCCTTACAAGGTGAACTCCACTACGGGGTACATTGACTACGATAAGTTGGAAGAGAAGGCGTTGGATTTCAGGCCTAAGCTTATCATTTGCGGTGGAAGTGCGTATCCTAGGGACTGGGATTACGCTAGGTTCAGGGCCGTTGCTGACAAGTGTGGTGCTCTCTTGTTGTGTGATATGGCTCACATTAGTGGCCTTGTTGCTGCTCAG GAGGCAAACAATCCTTTTGAGTTCTGTGACATTGTCACAACCACCACCCACAAGAGCTTGAGGGGTCCTAGGGCTGGTATGATTTTCTACCGCAAGGGACCAAAGCCACCAAAGAAGGGCCAACCTGAAGATGCAGTGTATGACTTTGAAGACAAGATCAACTTTGCAGTTTTCCCTTCCCTTCAGGGTGGTCCTCACAATCACCAGATTGGTGCCCTGGCTGTTGCCTTGAAACAGTCCATGACACCTGGGTTCAAGGCATATGCTAAACAAGTGAAGGCCAATGCAGTTGCCCTTGGAAAGTACCTGATGGGCAAGGGATACCAGCTTGTTACTGGTGGAACTGAGAACCACCTTGTTCTTTGGGATCTCCGACCTCTTGGATTGACTG GCAACAAGGTTGAGAAGCTTTGTGACCTCTGCAACATCACTGTTAACAAGAATGCTGTTTTTGGTGACAGCAGTGCCTTGGCTCCGGGAGGTGTACGAATTG GTACACCTGCCATGACTTCAAGGGGTTTGGTTGAGAAGGACTTTGAACAGATAGGCGAGTTCCTCCACCGAGCCGTGACAATCACTTTGAACATCCAAAAGCAATATGGTAAGCTTTTGAAGGACTTCAACAAAGGGTTGGACAACAACAAGGAGATCCAAGAGCTGAAGGTTGATGTTGAGAAGTTCTCATCCTCATTCGATATGCCTGGCTTCAAGATGTCCGAAATGAAGTACAAGGATTAG